The Actinomyces faecalis genome includes the window GCCCCTCGCCCTCGACGATGACATCGGTGACCTCGTGATAGGTCAGCACCTGAGCGCCATAGGCCTGAGCCGAGCGGGCCGCGCCCCAGACCATCTGCCAGCCGTCAACGGCGCCGTCATGGACGCGGAAGGCCCGTTTAATGCCCGGGTTCAGGCGTGGCTCCAGGCGCAGGGCCTCAGACAGGCTGATCTCCTCAGCCGGCACCCCCGTGGCACGGGCACCGGCGATGAAGTCGTCAGAGAAGGCGAGGTCGTCCTCGGGCGTGACGACGAACAACCCTCCCACCCGTTCAACGGCGGAGGAGTGGATGCGTGAGACGATCTCGTTCTCCTGGGCGCACTCCGTAGCCGACTGGGGGTCGGAGACCACGTAGCGTCCACCTGAGTGGAGCAGGCCGTGGAAGCGTCCGGACGTGCCCTGGGCCAGGTCCGCCCTCTCTAAGAGCACCACGCTCAAACCTCGCATCGCCGCGTCCCGGGCTATGCCGACTCCCGTCGCACCGCCTCCCACGACGACGACGTCGGCACTCAGGCTCTTCATGCTGGACCTCCTCGTCCCTCGATCACATGGACCCCCTGGGGTACCGCTGAGCACGTGCACCGCTGCTGCGGGGTTGTCATGAGCCATGACTAGCACCAGCAGACTCCTGCGCCGGGAAAAGTGCACGCCCGCTGCACATTCGTGCACAGAGAGTCTGCTCCTCTCGCACGTCCTTTCGCCCCTACACCAGGACGCAATCAGAGATTGTCCAGTGATGACGGCACAAACAAGGCCTCAGGGTGATGGTGCGGGCCGACCGGTACCCACACTCACGGGCCGCTCGCACGGTACGTTCTCACCGGCACCGCAAGAACCTGGCCCGCGCGGCTGCGATGCCGCCGCCATCAGCGCACAACGTCGTGCAGAAAGGGAGCGATCATGACTCCGACTACCGGACAGATCTTCCTGTCCGAATTCTTCGGCACTGCCGTCCTCATCCTCTTTGGTGCGGGCGTCTGTGCCGGAGTCACCATGAAGCGGTCCAAGGCCAACTCCTCAGGCTGGATCGTCATCACCTTCGGATGGGGACTTGCCGTCTTCATGGGCGTCTACGCCGCCTACGCCACCGGTGGGCACCTCAACCCCGCCGTCACGGTCGGCAAGTGGATTGCCGGCCAGGACCTGGCAGCCAACGTGCCCGCCACCGCCACCAACGTGACGATCTACATCATCGCCCAGATGCTGGGTGCCATGGTTGGTGCTGCCTGCGCGTGGCTGGCGTACAAGAAGCAGTTCGACGACGACCTTCCCGCCGCCTCAAAGCTCGGCTGCTTCGCCACCGCCCCTGAGATCCGCTCCTACGGCTGGAACTGCGTGACTGAGGCGATCGCCACCTTCGTGCTGGTGGCCTGGTGCCTGTACGCCGGCAAGTCCCCCAGCGAGCTCGGCCCTCTGGCCGTCGCCTTCGTCATCGTCGCGATCGGCCTGTCCCTGGGCGGCCCGACTGGCTACGCCATCAACCCCGCCCGTGACCTTGGCCCGCGTCTGGCCTACGCGATCCTGCCCATCCCGGGTAAGAAGGGTGCTGACTGGGGCTACGCATGGGTCCCGGTGGTTGGCCCGATGATCGGTGGCGCCGCAGCCGGCCTCCTGATCCCACACATGGCTGGCCTGTTCTGAGCCAGCACCCACCCTCGCCTCACACAACGAAGTGAAAGGACACCATCGTGAGCAAACAGGAAAAGTACGTCCTCGCCATTGACCAGGGCACCACCTCCTCGCGCGCCATCATCTTCAACCACTCCGGTCAGATCGTGGCCGTCGGGCAGCAGGAGTTCACCCAGATCTTCCCCAACCCCGGCTGGGTTGAGCATGACCCGGTGGAGATCTGGGGCTCGGTGCGCGCCGTCGTGGCCGAGGCCCTCCAGAAGGCGCAGATCAACCGCCACCAGCTGGCCGCCGTCGGCATCACCAACCAGCGCGAGACCACCATCGTGTGGGACAAGAACACCGGCGAGCCGGTCTACAACGCCATCGTGTGGCAGGACGTGCGTACCGGCGACATCGCCCGCGAGATCGCCGCAGGTGACCCTCTGGGGACCGAGCGCTACCGGCAGATCACCGGTGAGAACATCTCCACCTACCCCTCCGCCACCAAGGTCAAGTGGATCCTGGACAACGTCGAGGGCGCACGCGAGAAGGCCGAGGCCGGCGACCTGCTCTTCGGCACCCCGGACACCTGGGTGCTGTGGAACCTGACCGGCGGGGTCGACGGTGGCGTCCACGCCACCGACGTCACCAACGCCTCACG containing:
- a CDS encoding MIP/aquaporin family protein, giving the protein MTPTTGQIFLSEFFGTAVLILFGAGVCAGVTMKRSKANSSGWIVITFGWGLAVFMGVYAAYATGGHLNPAVTVGKWIAGQDLAANVPATATNVTIYIIAQMLGAMVGAACAWLAYKKQFDDDLPAASKLGCFATAPEIRSYGWNCVTEAIATFVLVAWCLYAGKSPSELGPLAVAFVIVAIGLSLGGPTGYAINPARDLGPRLAYAILPIPGKKGADWGYAWVPVVGPMIGGAAAGLLIPHMAGLF